In Wolbachia endosymbiont (group B) of Germaria angustata, the following are encoded in one genomic region:
- a CDS encoding porin: MRLLIKLFSLLFVVGSVNARVILDKEMFYAELDGKIDLRFGYAFNRDSFSSTKDKTSSYSDLRFLYLQQVYPNTQMGFNVKAGVSAIANLKALDIEKLEMEKCYFIIKNQEFGSVEYGKGSLVSQSMLINTSKIYTAAGGINGHWTDYANLRGNKKKDDGSGYDKDKVFWVKPNIYSDYNRLELKLKQPTLNYISPKIYNFQLGFSYVPGKNNLQYNNLIAAGLSYENVLSDDISFTTALAGEFARENLTDCSDGTSQNYECRNQLLHWNFGLKLKLFELDCIFSYGNGGKSGEKRSPETNNMHYVNAGVAYHSDSRKVSLTYFNSVRYIAGKGTNEFTSQAFSLEYPLALGTSYYFDIVKFSTQEPVVKDNNYGYVLLAGLKLSF, from the coding sequence ATGAGGTTACTGATCAAACTATTTTCATTATTATTCGTGGTAGGGAGTGTCAATGCTAGGGTAATTCTGGATAAGGAGATGTTTTATGCAGAACTAGATGGAAAAATAGATTTAAGATTTGGCTACGCTTTCAACAGAGATTCTTTTAGCTCTACAAAAGACAAGACCTCAAGTTATTCAGACCTGCGCTTTCTTTATTTGCAGCAAGTTTATCCCAATACGCAAATGGGGTTTAATGTTAAGGCAGGAGTTTCTGCTATTGCAAACCTAAAAGCATTAGACATAGAAAAATTAGAAATGGAGAAGTGCTATTTTATCATAAAGAACCAGGAGTTTGGATCAGTTGAATATGGTAAAGGAAGTTTAGTTAGTCAGAGTATGTTAATTAACACTTCAAAAATTTACACAGCTGCTGGAGGAATAAATGGTCATTGGACAGATTATGCAAATTTGCGCGGTAATAAAAAAAAAGATGATGGTTCTGGGTATGATAAGGATAAGGTATTTTGGGTCAAGCCTAATATTTATAGCGACTATAATAGACTAGAACTAAAGTTAAAACAACCAACGTTAAACTATATCTCTCCTAAAATCTATAACTTTCAACTTGGATTTAGTTATGTTCCAGGTAAAAATAATTTACAATATAACAATCTGATAGCCGCTGGTCTTTCGTATGAAAATGTCCTATCAGATGATATAAGTTTTACTACTGCCTTGGCTGGTGAGTTTGCAAGGGAAAATTTAACTGACTGCTCGGATGGTACTTCTCAAAATTATGAATGCCGTAATCAATTACTACACTGGAATTTTGGATTGAAGCTAAAACTTTTTGAACTTGATTGCATTTTTTCGTACGGTAATGGCGGTAAATCTGGTGAGAAGCGTAGTCCTGAAACAAATAATATGCATTATGTAAATGCAGGTGTTGCTTATCATTCTGATTCTCGTAAAGTGAGCTTAACATATTTTAATAGTGTTAGGTATATTGCAGGTAAAGGTACAAACGAATTCACATCACAGGCTTTCAGTCTTGAATATCCATTAGCTCTTGGCACTTCATACTACTTCGATATTGTAAAATTTAGTACTCAGGAACCTGTAGTAAAAGATAATAACTACGGGTATGTGCTTTTGGCCGGATTGAAGCTAAGTTTTTAG
- the secA gene encoding preprotein translocase subunit SecA, whose translation MPDSTLVLTTILIFFIFTLSLFFIKRIFGSTNKKIIKSFRKIAQQINALEQEMQSLSDEDLASKTAELKQELKNGKTLNDLLVPAFAVVREASRRFLNMRHFDVQLIGGMVLHNGMISEMKTGEGKTLVATLAAYLNSLEGKGVHIVTVNDYLAKRDTEWMSKLYNSLGVSVAFITNNLTDDERKKAYSADIVYSTNNELAFDYLRDNMKFSQEDMVQRGFNYAIVDEVDSILIDEARTPLIISGPLEENNQIYKHINKIVIKLVDSDYEVDEKSRAVFLTENGISRVEELLKSYNLIPGNSSLYDTSNIILTHYIDQALRAHKLFTADKDYIVKNGKVVIIDEFTGRMMEGRRYSDGLHQALEAKENLEIQHESQTLASVTFQNYFRMYNKLSGMTGTAATEAEEFRDIYRLNVVKIPTNVPVKRIDVDDKIYGTEKEKFSAVLKFIAECHTRLQPVLVGTVSIENSEKFSDLLKSHSLKHSVLNARYHEQEAYIIAQAGIPGSITIATNMAGRGTDIQLGGNVEMIAKIELEKIKNADEREKKYQEIVERVKKDKEIAIKAGGLCVIGTERHESRRIDDQLRGRSGRQGDPGLSKFFLSLEDDLMRIFSSDRMRNFLQRVGLKNNEAIHHPWINKALEKAQKKVEVRNYDVRKSLLKFDDVINNQRKVIFKQRNHILNNEINDLVEVYSEVNEDIIEGIVQSGYYEDYVEDIAKEFHIRYGITFNLAEFLSKQEALDYINDKIQEFFTEKEKYFNSQQTTDLWNTIVKQVMIMTLDHLWREHLSVLESLRQSINLRAMGQKDPLNEFKREAFLMFESMLEKWRELTIHRLAHFKLLENQEIGNRSRSTKNSRLPKVSRNDKCPCNSGKKYKHCHGAVAVVN comes from the coding sequence ATGCCAGACTCTACGTTAGTTTTAACAACTATTCTTATATTCTTCATCTTTACGTTGTCACTTTTTTTTATAAAAAGGATATTTGGATCAACGAACAAGAAGATAATAAAATCCTTCAGAAAAATTGCTCAGCAGATTAATGCGCTAGAGCAAGAAATGCAGAGCTTATCTGATGAGGATCTTGCTAGTAAAACTGCGGAATTAAAACAAGAACTGAAAAATGGAAAAACACTAAATGACCTTCTCGTACCTGCATTTGCGGTTGTACGAGAAGCATCACGAAGATTCCTTAACATGAGGCATTTCGACGTTCAGCTAATTGGTGGCATGGTTCTCCATAATGGCATGATATCAGAAATGAAAACAGGAGAAGGAAAGACACTCGTCGCAACTTTAGCTGCATATCTAAATTCTTTAGAAGGAAAAGGTGTGCACATCGTAACTGTTAACGACTATCTTGCAAAACGAGATACAGAGTGGATGAGTAAATTATATAATTCTCTTGGAGTTTCTGTTGCATTTATTACAAATAATTTGACAGACGACGAGAGAAAAAAGGCTTATAGCGCAGATATCGTATACTCAACAAATAATGAACTTGCCTTTGATTATCTACGAGATAATATGAAATTTTCTCAAGAAGATATGGTTCAGAGAGGCTTCAATTACGCGATAGTAGACGAAGTAGACTCTATACTGATTGATGAAGCGCGTACTCCGCTCATTATTTCTGGCCCACTTGAGGAAAATAATCAGATATATAAGCATATCAATAAAATAGTAATCAAATTAGTTGATTCTGACTATGAAGTCGATGAAAAGAGTAGAGCAGTGTTCCTCACTGAAAATGGCATTTCACGAGTGGAGGAATTACTAAAATCGTATAACCTCATTCCTGGAAATTCCTCGCTCTATGATACTAGCAATATTATACTGACTCATTATATAGATCAAGCACTTCGTGCACATAAGCTGTTTACTGCTGATAAAGATTATATAGTGAAAAACGGTAAGGTGGTAATTATTGATGAGTTTACTGGGCGCATGATGGAAGGTAGGAGATATTCTGATGGTCTTCACCAGGCACTGGAGGCAAAGGAGAATCTTGAAATTCAGCATGAAAGTCAAACTTTAGCATCAGTCACATTTCAGAACTACTTTCGTATGTACAACAAACTTTCTGGTATGACAGGAACAGCAGCAACAGAGGCAGAAGAATTTCGTGATATATATAGATTAAATGTAGTAAAAATTCCAACTAATGTGCCTGTTAAAAGAATAGATGTTGATGATAAAATTTATGGCACAGAAAAAGAAAAATTTAGTGCTGTATTGAAGTTTATAGCGGAATGTCACACACGTCTTCAACCAGTGCTTGTTGGCACTGTGAGTATTGAAAATTCTGAAAAATTTTCCGATCTTTTGAAAAGCCATTCCCTTAAGCATTCAGTATTGAATGCTCGTTATCATGAACAAGAAGCGTATATAATAGCGCAAGCTGGAATACCAGGCAGCATTACTATAGCAACAAACATGGCAGGACGTGGAACTGATATTCAGCTTGGTGGAAATGTTGAAATGATTGCAAAAATAGAGCTCGAGAAAATAAAAAATGCTGATGAAAGAGAAAAAAAATATCAAGAAATAGTCGAAAGAGTAAAAAAAGATAAGGAAATTGCTATAAAAGCTGGTGGCTTATGTGTTATTGGAACCGAAAGGCATGAAAGCAGGAGAATAGATGATCAATTACGTGGACGTTCTGGCCGCCAAGGTGACCCTGGACTTTCTAAGTTCTTTCTATCACTTGAAGATGATTTAATGAGGATATTTAGTTCTGATAGAATGAGGAATTTTTTGCAAAGAGTGGGACTAAAGAACAACGAGGCTATTCATCATCCATGGATTAATAAAGCACTTGAAAAAGCACAGAAGAAAGTTGAAGTTAGAAATTATGATGTGCGGAAGTCTTTGCTAAAGTTTGATGATGTAATCAACAATCAACGTAAAGTTATTTTTAAGCAGAGAAATCATATTTTAAACAATGAAATCAATGATTTAGTTGAAGTATATAGTGAAGTAAATGAGGATATAATAGAAGGTATAGTACAAAGTGGTTATTACGAAGATTATGTTGAAGATATTGCAAAAGAATTCCACATAAGATACGGGATAACGTTTAATCTAGCAGAGTTTTTGAGTAAACAAGAAGCCTTGGATTATATAAATGACAAGATACAAGAATTTTTTACTGAGAAAGAAAAATATTTCAATAGTCAACAAACTACAGATTTGTGGAATACGATAGTGAAACAAGTGATGATCATGACACTTGATCATTTATGGAGGGAGCACCTTTCGGTCTTAGAGAGCCTAAGACAAAGCATAAATTTGCGTGCCATGGGGCAAAAAGACCCACTGAATGAATTTAAACGCGAAGCTTTCTTAATGTTTGAGTCGATGCTTGAAAAGTGGAGGGAGCTTACCATTCACCGCCTAGCGCACTTTAAGTTGCTAGAAAATCAAGAAATAGGCAATAGGTCACGCTCTACTAAAAATAGCAGACTTCCAAAAGTTTCAAGAAATGACAAGTGCCCTTGTAACTCTGGAAAAAAATACAAACACTGTCACGGTGCAGTTGCCGTAGTGAATTAG
- a CDS encoding transposase: MVSKRQEVICPGFKRKRVSIIGALNEGKVKAPWIIDGYCNSEIFDAYVENVLVPVFKPGQTIVLDNASFYKSARTKNLIENIGCKILFLPPYSPDLNPIEKF, translated from the coding sequence GTGGTCTCAAAGAGGCAAGAAGTTATTTGCCCAGGGTTTAAAAGAAAGAGGGTAAGCATAATTGGAGCACTGAATGAAGGAAAAGTTAAAGCACCATGGATAATTGATGGCTACTGCAATAGTGAGATTTTTGATGCTTATGTAGAAAATGTACTTGTTCCTGTATTTAAACCTGGACAGACTATTGTTCTCGACAATGCGAGCTTTTATAAATCTGCAAGGACAAAAAATTTGATAGAAAATATTGGGTGTAAAATTTTGTTCTTGCCTCCATACTCGCCAGATTTAAATCCGATTGAGAAGTTCTGA
- a CDS encoding DUF4423 domain-containing protein, translating to MSFSYYNIKKHPRNFRNITGLTVEEFEKLIEKVGNFKKVCQAEKKSNKLI from the coding sequence ATGAGCTTTAGTTACTACAATATAAAGAAACACCCAAGAAATTTTCGTAATATAACAGGCTTAACTGTAGAAGAATTTGAAAAGTTGATAGAAAAAGTGGGGAACTTCAAAAAAGTGTGTCAAGCCGAAAAGAAAAGTAATAAATTGATATAA
- the dprA gene encoding DNA-processing protein DprA: MKINKLNNEELEIWLSLARTVGPVKFFSILRACGSLYEVLKYLNKLTNKDYGIQNAREEIKNAEKIGAKITPACDPDYPDILRNISGFPPVITILGDVSLLSREIIAIIGGRNSSMNGRNFANKLALDLSQAGFIIISGLARGIDTAANSVIYKNYPTIAVTASGIDVVYQRENFDLYKKITENGGLVITELPFATKPKPQYFPQRNRIISGLSLGVVVIEASKRSGSLITADFALNQGREVFAVSGFPLDSRCSGSNYLIKNGAKLIESDDDIIESIRFSLPPQQKNLFNVEHYAVNQKQEKLQQAKYVIVDHINSVLVDIDELILASGLSANIALMALLELELENKIERSPGNKISLIF; this comes from the coding sequence ATGAAGATAAATAAATTAAATAACGAAGAATTAGAAATATGGCTAAGCTTGGCTAGAACTGTGGGACCAGTAAAGTTCTTTAGTATACTTAGAGCATGTGGGTCGCTATATGAAGTGCTTAAATATCTTAATAAGTTGACTAACAAGGATTATGGAATTCAAAATGCACGAGAAGAAATTAAGAATGCAGAAAAAATTGGAGCCAAAATAACACCAGCATGTGATCCAGATTACCCTGATATTTTAAGGAATATCTCTGGTTTTCCTCCTGTAATAACTATACTTGGTGATGTATCATTATTAAGTCGTGAGATAATTGCAATAATCGGTGGACGTAATTCTTCAATGAATGGAAGAAATTTTGCCAATAAGTTGGCACTTGATTTAAGCCAAGCTGGTTTCATCATAATTTCTGGGCTTGCAAGAGGGATTGATACTGCAGCAAACAGTGTAATATACAAAAATTACCCCACTATTGCTGTCACAGCAAGCGGAATTGACGTAGTATACCAAAGAGAAAATTTTGATCTATACAAAAAAATTACTGAAAATGGCGGATTAGTAATTACTGAGCTTCCATTTGCTACTAAACCAAAACCTCAGTATTTTCCTCAAAGGAATCGAATTATATCTGGTCTATCACTGGGTGTTGTAGTGATTGAAGCATCGAAACGTTCTGGCTCTCTAATAACAGCAGATTTTGCTTTAAATCAAGGGAGAGAGGTATTTGCAGTTTCTGGTTTCCCTCTAGATTCACGCTGTAGTGGTAGTAATTATTTAATTAAAAACGGTGCTAAGCTTATCGAATCCGATGATGACATAATAGAGAGTATTAGGTTTAGTTTACCTCCGCAGCAAAAAAACCTATTTAATGTTGAGCACTATGCTGTTAACCAAAAACAAGAAAAATTGCAACAGGCAAAATATGTTATAGTTGATCATATTAACTCTGTACTTGTTGATATAGATGAACTTATATTAGCAAGCGGACTTTCTGCCAACATAGCTCTAATGGCTCTTTTAGAACTAGAGTTGGAAAACAAAATAGAGCGTTCTCCGGGGAATAAAATATCATTAATTTTCTAG
- a CDS encoding ferredoxin family protein, giving the protein MTHFVTDKCIKCKYTDCVEVCPVDCFYEGKNMLVINPDECIDCGVCIPECPVDAIVTDDSIKDILELDEGLLNNEQKIFKSFYNINVEYSQKWPNITAKKQPLDTAEEYKEKKDKTAYFDENLGS; this is encoded by the coding sequence ATGACGCATTTTGTTACAGATAAATGCATAAAATGTAAATATACAGACTGTGTGGAAGTATGTCCCGTTGACTGCTTTTATGAAGGTAAAAATATGCTCGTGATTAACCCAGATGAGTGTATTGATTGTGGAGTGTGTATACCTGAATGTCCAGTAGATGCAATTGTAACTGATGATTCCATAAAAGATATTCTAGAGCTAGATGAAGGCTTACTGAATAATGAACAAAAAATCTTTAAATCATTTTACAATATAAACGTAGAATATTCGCAAAAATGGCCAAACATTACAGCTAAAAAGCAACCCCTAGATACAGCAGAAGAGTATAAAGAAAAAAAGGATAAGACAGCTTATTTTGATGAAAATTTAGGGTCATAG
- a CDS encoding D-alanine--D-alanine ligase, whose amino-acid sequence MLMVPNIAILSGGFSCEREISLMSGKAVKKVLDSLSYNAIEIDVDSNIAEKLRKINPGLAFIALHGPYGEDGCIQGLLEILGIKYTHSGVMASAVAMNKVMSKHIFRSLSIDTPEGDVISREDLLKNNIKIDYPYVLKPINEGSSIGVHMIFSHEDYLELKNNSSTIMEKMIIEEYIPGIELHTAVLLNEAIGTMEIRPKNKFYDYEAKYTDGFAEHIFPAEIPDNIYKMTLEHALKVHQFLGCKTVSRSDFRYNHQNNTLKMLEINTHPGFTELSLVPEIAKLTRGIDFNELIKIIVKDSLHHKNIRDQADVEQCY is encoded by the coding sequence GTGCTTATGGTTCCAAATATAGCAATTTTAAGTGGTGGATTTTCTTGCGAAAGAGAAATATCGCTTATGAGCGGAAAAGCAGTAAAGAAGGTGCTTGATAGCCTTTCATATAATGCAATAGAAATAGATGTTGATAGCAACATTGCTGAAAAGCTTAGAAAAATTAATCCGGGCCTTGCTTTTATTGCTCTACATGGACCTTATGGTGAAGATGGCTGTATTCAAGGTTTATTGGAAATCTTAGGTATAAAATATACACACTCCGGAGTTATGGCTTCGGCTGTTGCTATGAATAAAGTGATGTCAAAGCATATATTCCGATCCCTGAGTATCGACACTCCAGAAGGTGATGTAATTAGTCGAGAAGATCTGCTAAAAAATAATATTAAAATTGATTATCCGTACGTCTTAAAACCGATTAACGAAGGCTCAAGCATTGGAGTACACATGATTTTCTCGCATGAGGATTACTTAGAACTGAAAAATAACAGTTCTACTATAATGGAAAAGATGATCATAGAAGAATACATACCGGGTATAGAGTTACATACTGCTGTGTTGCTGAATGAAGCAATTGGCACTATGGAAATACGACCAAAAAATAAATTCTATGATTATGAAGCAAAGTATACAGATGGATTTGCAGAACATATATTTCCTGCTGAAATTCCTGACAATATATATAAAATGACCTTGGAACACGCACTAAAAGTTCATCAATTTTTAGGATGCAAAACTGTTTCCCGCTCAGACTTCCGTTATAATCACCAAAATAACACTTTAAAAATGCTTGAGATTAATACACATCCTGGCTTTACTGAATTATCGTTAGTACCAGAAATTGCAAAATTGACAAGAGGAATTGATTTTAATGAATTAATTAAAATTATTGTCAAAGACAGTTTACACCACAAGAATATTAGAGATCAAGCCGATGTTGAACAATGTTACTAG
- a CDS encoding cell division protein FtsQ/DivIB, with the protein MLNNVTRSQRSFLRKCAFMIITALFLTLVLYSSLDKITNLFNYYFTWCNDRLSNLLISNGFSIDKVTVTGNKFTNEQDILSLVDRTQPIMYVSLSKLTDNIQSVSEWIKYVRIYRILPNTLLIDVNEHKPFALWKDDNRTSVINSEGKVIVDDYQIDNLVIIKGQNSLSSLKFIKYILERKTQLSDHISSCVYVGNRRWNIILDDSATVKLPEDNPYSAWDYLSHLQNTTDFTFSNWSIIDMRVADKILVKK; encoded by the coding sequence ATGTTGAACAATGTTACTAGAAGCCAAAGGAGTTTTTTGCGCAAGTGTGCTTTCATGATTATAACTGCTCTTTTCCTTACACTAGTACTTTATAGTTCACTTGATAAAATAACAAATCTATTCAATTACTACTTTACTTGGTGTAACGATCGCTTATCGAACTTATTAATTAGCAATGGATTTTCAATCGACAAAGTAACCGTTACTGGAAACAAATTTACAAATGAACAGGACATTCTAAGTTTAGTAGATAGAACACAACCTATCATGTATGTATCACTCTCAAAACTAACAGATAATATACAATCTGTAAGCGAATGGATAAAATATGTAAGAATTTATAGGATTTTACCCAACACCTTACTCATTGATGTAAATGAACACAAACCTTTTGCTCTTTGGAAAGATGATAACAGAACTTCAGTAATTAACTCTGAAGGTAAAGTAATCGTAGATGATTACCAGATAGATAACCTCGTTATAATCAAAGGACAAAATTCGTTATCAAGCCTAAAATTCATTAAATATATACTAGAGAGGAAAACTCAATTAAGTGATCATATTTCTTCTTGTGTTTATGTAGGAAATAGAAGATGGAATATCATACTCGATGACAGTGCCACAGTAAAATTGCCTGAAGATAATCCTTATAGCGCATGGGATTATTTAAGCCACTTGCAAAATACAACCGACTTTACTTTTAGCAATTGGAGCATAATTGATATGCGTGTTGCTGATAAGATCCTTGTGAAGAAGTGA
- a CDS encoding ankyrin repeat domain-containing protein, with protein sequence MEIEDAPQVSYLGKFITFSAKQEDIVERVGKLELPLVISGSAGSGKTSVALESLKKIKGKFEGGKILYITKSENLIKESKKLLEYEYYDETANEFKIAAPEEIDFLSLHEFLEKRAEDIKGKKPINRSKFFSWFNEICKKDKFKEYKKDGDKIFEEFTAVIGGGDLLGKDGKDRYGKLGNRQSMFSVDERNKVYDFFKEYRKFIEKDSEYYDPNLVAYKCITEGMYSAIVVDEVQDLTKSTLSLILKSLKDESKDNFLLCGDINQVIHPSFFSLSKLKSFLCQNQCIRDQGSEVFYTLEKNYRNSEQVIELANRILHLKNYCFASEDKITVDDAFLMKSETKNKGNVGFIIDDKKEEIAKKINESVNCAVLVLDDESKEDARKSFDTPLVFNIHEAKGLEFKNVVLYKFTSCKAYNEIWNIACPNKSEREIDNTINEIRDSYNEREVNTSRNKDKKDKPLEKYKFYMNALYVGVTRAVSNVYIIDDESNLLKIIEPEEAGNVNIEQEKSSPEEWRNKALELIEKGNIEQAERIATKLQNEGKKEYAEEVTNALKAKEYHEELQNNNHTNSVLENDMSSKSFSQSSEHEEKEDESQNKKGKHNQSKKKAKKRHQVQEVKPQLSLDKKESTNQSKKPQNEKREQNLNKDQDKTKLGKNTKELFSALKNGHLQKAKWLIKKGVNVNAKNEENITPLHFAAGNGYYEIVKLLLGDGAKVNARDILNCTPLSIAARNGYFDIAQLLLQHKAEVNTKDALGNTPLHLAAKNGYLDIVDLLMKHGADINAKTEEGNTPLSLALENSYSKIIDLLLADLNINIGCIKVVSIDEKNKEGREKLLQKLQQDYKLFNVVKQAAEIDENKLDKLLKEIEELLESKNKHGFKPSLNYSPGDNNENTTIEIAIKAGGELLDLLYTYAKKNIDIETEIFKRLKHAKENSQSKRDLCDVSVLKHSTPDQGFLFSNG encoded by the coding sequence TTGGAGATTGAAGATGCTCCACAAGTTAGTTATCTCGGTAAATTTATTACTTTTAGTGCAAAGCAGGAAGATATAGTTGAAAGGGTTGGAAAGCTTGAATTGCCTTTAGTTATTAGTGGATCTGCTGGTAGTGGAAAGACATCAGTGGCTTTGGAGAGCCTAAAGAAGATAAAAGGGAAGTTTGAGGGAGGAAAAATTCTATATATTACCAAATCCGAAAATCTTATAAAAGAATCAAAAAAATTACTTGAATACGAATACTATGATGAAACTGCTAATGAGTTCAAGATTGCTGCTCCGGAAGAAATTGATTTCTTATCTCTGCATGAGTTTCTTGAAAAGCGAGCAGAAGATATAAAAGGAAAGAAGCCAATCAATAGAAGTAAGTTTTTTTCATGGTTCAACGAAATATGCAAGAAAGATAAATTTAAAGAGTATAAAAAAGATGGAGATAAAATATTCGAAGAATTTACAGCTGTGATAGGTGGAGGAGACTTATTAGGAAAAGATGGAAAAGATAGATATGGTAAATTAGGAAACAGACAATCTATGTTTTCTGTAGACGAAAGGAACAAAGTTTATGATTTTTTTAAAGAGTACAGGAAGTTTATAGAAAAAGATTCAGAGTATTATGATCCTAATCTTGTTGCATATAAGTGCATTACAGAAGGAATGTATAGTGCGATTGTTGTAGATGAAGTACAAGATTTGACCAAAAGCACACTGAGTTTAATATTAAAAAGTTTAAAAGATGAAAGTAAGGATAATTTTTTGTTATGCGGTGATATTAATCAAGTAATACATCCTAGTTTTTTCTCTCTATCTAAGTTAAAATCTTTTCTCTGTCAAAATCAATGTATAAGGGATCAAGGGTCAGAAGTTTTTTATACCCTTGAGAAGAATTATCGTAATAGTGAACAAGTCATTGAGCTTGCCAACCGTATACTACATCTTAAGAATTATTGTTTTGCTTCAGAAGATAAAATAACAGTAGACGATGCTTTTCTAATGAAGAGTGAAACTAAGAACAAAGGGAACGTTGGCTTTATTATTGATGATAAAAAAGAAGAAATAGCAAAAAAAATAAATGAATCTGTAAATTGTGCTGTTTTAGTTCTGGATGATGAAAGCAAAGAAGATGCTCGTAAATCGTTTGATACTCCACTTGTGTTTAATATACATGAAGCCAAAGGCCTGGAGTTTAAAAATGTGGTTCTTTACAAGTTTACATCCTGTAAAGCTTATAATGAAATATGGAATATAGCATGTCCGAATAAAAGTGAGAGGGAGATAGATAATACTATTAATGAAATTCGTGATTCATATAACGAAAGGGAAGTTAACACTTCAAGAAATAAGGATAAGAAAGATAAGCCTTTGGAGAAATATAAATTTTATATGAACGCTCTGTATGTTGGAGTCACTCGTGCTGTTAGTAATGTCTACATTATAGATGATGAAAGTAATTTATTGAAAATAATAGAACCAGAAGAAGCAGGTAATGTAAATATTGAGCAAGAAAAATCGAGTCCTGAAGAATGGAGAAATAAGGCACTAGAGTTAATAGAGAAAGGAAACATAGAGCAAGCTGAACGTATAGCAACAAAATTACAAAACGAAGGAAAAAAAGAATATGCTGAAGAGGTTACAAATGCGTTGAAAGCTAAGGAGTATCATGAAGAACTTCAGAACAACAATCATACAAATTCAGTGTTAGAGAATGATATGAGTTCTAAGTCTTTCTCACAAAGCTCAGAACATGAAGAAAAAGAAGATGAATCTCAGAATAAAAAGGGCAAACATAATCAAAGTAAGAAGAAAGCTAAAAAACGCCATCAAGTTCAAGAGGTGAAACCACAGCTTTCTTTAGATAAAAAAGAGAGTACCAATCAGAGTAAAAAACCTCAGAATGAAAAGCGTGAACAGAACCTAAATAAGGATCAGGATAAGACAAAGTTAGGGAAAAACACAAAGGAATTATTTTCAGCTTTAAAAAATGGTCATTTGCAAAAGGCTAAATGGTTAATTAAGAAAGGAGTGAATGTGAATGCTAAGAATGAGGAAAATATAACTCCTTTACATTTTGCAGCAGGAAATGGTTACTATGAAATAGTTAAACTTCTTCTAGGGGATGGAGCTAAGGTTAATGCTAGGGATATTTTGAATTGTACTCCTTTAAGTATTGCAGCAAGAAATGGTTACTTTGATATAGCTCAACTTCTTTTGCAGCATAAAGCTGAAGTTAATACCAAAGATGCTTTAGGTAATACTCCTTTACATTTGGCAGCAAAAAATGGTTACCTTGATATAGTTGATCTTCTTATGAAGCATGGAGCTGATATTAATGCTAAGACTGAGGAAGGTAACACTCCTTTGTCGTTAGCACTAGAAAATAGCTATTCCAAGATTATTGACCTTCTGCTTGCTGACCTAAATATTAATATTGGTTGTATAAAAGTTGTATCTATTGATGAGAAGAATAAAGAAGGCCGAGAAAAACTTCTTCAAAAACTTCAACAGGATTACAAGTTGTTTAATGTGGTAAAACAAGCAGCAGAAATAGATGAAAACAAGCTAGATAAATTACTTAAAGAGATAGAAGAATTACTGGAATCAAAAAACAAACATGGTTTCAAACCAAGCTTAAACTACTCTCCAGGTGATAATAATGAAAATACGACTATTGAAATTGCTATTAAAGCTGGTGGAGAGTTATTAGATCTTTTATATACTTATGCTAAGAAGAATATAGACATAGAAACTGAAATATTTAAACGACTCAAACATGCTAAAGAAAACTCTCAGTCTAAGAGAGATCTTTGTGATGTTTCTGTTTTAAAACATTCTACTCCAGATCAAGGCTTTTTGTTTAGTAATGGTTAA